In one Balaenoptera musculus isolate JJ_BM4_2016_0621 chromosome 20, mBalMus1.pri.v3, whole genome shotgun sequence genomic region, the following are encoded:
- the LOC118886264 gene encoding NHP2-like protein 1, which produces MTEADVNPKAYPLADAHLTKKLLDLGQQSCNYKQLRKGANEATKTLNRGISEFIVMAADAEPLEIILHLPLLCEDKNVPYVFVRSKQALGRACGVSRPVIACSVTIKEGSQLKQQIQSIQQSIERLLV; this is translated from the coding sequence ATGACTGAGGCTGATGTAAATCCGAAGGCCTACCCTCTTGCAGATGCCCACCTCACCAAGAAACTATTGGACCTCGGTCAGCAGTCATGTAACTACAAGCAGCTTCGAAAAGGAGCCAATGAGGCCACCAAAACCCTCAACAGAGGCATCTCTGAGTTCATTGTGATGGCTGCAGACGCCGAGCCCCTGGAGATCATCCTGCACCTCCCACTGCTGTGTGAGGACAAGAATGTGCCCTACGTGTTTGTGCGCTCCAAGCAGGCCCTGGGGCGAGCCTGTGGGGTCTCCAGGCCTGTCATCGCCTGTTCTGTCACCATCAAAGAAGGCTCACAACTGAAGCAGCAGATCCAATCCATCCAACAGTCCATTGAAAGGCTCTTAGTCTAA